A single region of the Alteriqipengyuania flavescens genome encodes:
- the leuB gene encoding 3-isopropylmalate dehydrogenase, with protein sequence MSAKIVLLPGDGIGPEVTAAVEAVLAATATRHDLQIETEAHDFGGIAIDKNGTPLPDATLEACMAADAIFLGAVGGPSWEGGDVRPEQGLLGLRKALGVFANLRPISLFEGMEHLSPLRPERAAGTDMLIVRELTGGLYFGDKTEGTETASDQCAYSREEVERVARIAFDAARQRRGRVTSVDKANVLASSRLWRAVVVDVAKDYPDIALDHVLVDAMAMKLIERPAQFDVVLTENLFGDILSDEASVISGSIGLAPSASIGSGHGGLYEPIHGSAPDIAGQGKANPVGAILSLAMLLRHALAEEDAARTVEEAVRGALGAGVGTADLGGTATTQTVTDAVCERIAV encoded by the coding sequence GTGAGCGCGAAGATCGTCCTGTTGCCCGGCGACGGGATTGGGCCAGAAGTCACTGCGGCAGTGGAAGCGGTGCTCGCGGCAACGGCCACCAGGCACGACCTGCAGATCGAAACCGAAGCGCACGACTTCGGCGGCATCGCCATCGACAAGAACGGCACCCCCCTGCCCGATGCCACGCTGGAAGCATGCATGGCTGCCGATGCCATTTTCCTCGGCGCTGTTGGCGGGCCGAGCTGGGAAGGCGGCGATGTGCGTCCCGAACAGGGCCTGCTGGGCTTACGCAAGGCGCTCGGCGTATTCGCAAACCTGCGACCCATCTCGCTGTTCGAGGGCATGGAGCATCTCTCACCCCTGCGCCCGGAGCGTGCCGCCGGCACCGACATGCTCATCGTGCGCGAGCTCACCGGCGGGCTCTATTTCGGGGACAAGACGGAGGGCACTGAAACCGCATCCGACCAGTGCGCCTACAGCCGCGAGGAGGTGGAGCGCGTCGCCCGCATCGCCTTCGACGCGGCCCGCCAGCGGCGCGGGCGGGTAACGTCGGTCGACAAGGCCAATGTCCTCGCCAGCAGCCGCTTGTGGCGCGCCGTGGTGGTGGATGTGGCGAAGGACTATCCCGACATCGCGCTCGACCACGTGCTTGTCGACGCCATGGCGATGAAGCTGATCGAACGCCCTGCTCAGTTCGATGTCGTGCTCACTGAAAACCTGTTCGGCGATATATTGTCCGACGAGGCGTCGGTAATTTCGGGCTCGATCGGCCTCGCCCCTTCCGCTTCGATCGGGTCGGGCCATGGCGGCCTTTACGAGCCGATCCACGGCTCCGCCCCCGACATTGCGGGCCAGGGCAAAGCGAACCCGGTCGGCGCAATCCTGTCACTCGCAATGCTGCTGCGCCATGCGCTGGCCGAGGAAGATGCCGCGCGGACTGTCGAGGAAGCCGTGCGCGGGGCCTTGGGTGCGGGCGTGGGCACAGCCGACCTCGGCGGCACTGCGACCACCCAGACCGTTACCGACGCCGTTTGCGAGCGGATCGCCGTCTAG
- the hfq gene encoding RNA chaperone Hfq: MADGTLSARPRSKPEPAATDQGGASQRPQNLQDVFLNYLRRNKIPVTMFLVKGVKLQGIVTWFDNFSILLRRDGQSQLVYKHAISTIMPGQELDVDHFTGNDGGRKSRQLQDIFLAKCRDTQVQVTMFLVNGVMLQGEIAEFDLFCMLLERDGYVQLAYKHAVSTVQPAETLDLNDEEDDA; this comes from the coding sequence ATGGCCGACGGAACCCTCTCTGCACGTCCCCGATCCAAGCCGGAACCAGCAGCGACCGATCAAGGCGGAGCGTCGCAGCGCCCGCAGAACCTTCAGGACGTCTTCCTCAACTACCTGCGCCGCAACAAGATACCGGTGACCATGTTCCTGGTGAAAGGCGTGAAGTTGCAGGGCATCGTAACCTGGTTCGACAATTTCTCGATCCTGCTGCGCCGCGACGGGCAAAGCCAGCTCGTTTACAAGCACGCCATTTCCACCATCATGCCGGGGCAGGAGCTGGACGTCGACCATTTCACCGGCAACGATGGCGGGCGCAAGTCCAGGCAATTGCAGGACATTTTCCTCGCCAAATGCCGTGACACGCAGGTGCAGGTGACGATGTTCCTGGTCAACGGCGTGATGCTGCAGGGAGAGATTGCCGAATTCGACCTGTTCTGCATGCTGCTGGAGCGTGACGGCTACGTCCAGCTTGCCTACAAGCACGCCGTCAGCACGGTGCAGCCTGCCGAAACGCTCGACCTGAACGACGAAGAGGACGACGCCTGA
- a CDS encoding tetratricopeptide repeat protein encodes MNTTLATDDRAALLKGAQSALRSGDFAGGARLADTILAGDAEDGEALYIAAVARRYLADLPAASALLARLHAAMPEYGRAWQEEGHLARTQGDDARALAAFERATRFNPALVASWKAQAELAAAADRSALAEASAAQARRIEALPAELVAVTNHLHEGRLLRAEEICRHHQRRHPRNVEGMRLLAAIAAKFGVLDDAEFLLETAIQLDPQNVQLRLDAIQVLRQRQKYAEAREQAEWLHRRNPADPLFQSHLAIESMQTGDFDRAFEQACIDFHKTDRAVRTASSEQVRQPINRKGQDAWKPYEAWLVELKAALGPHAPEGSE; translated from the coding sequence ATGAACACCACGCTTGCGACAGACGACCGTGCAGCATTGTTGAAGGGCGCGCAGTCCGCCCTCCGGTCCGGCGATTTTGCCGGCGGCGCCCGGCTTGCCGACACGATCCTGGCTGGCGATGCGGAAGACGGCGAAGCCTTGTACATAGCTGCAGTTGCGCGGCGATATCTCGCGGATCTTCCGGCTGCTTCGGCGCTGCTTGCGCGGCTACACGCTGCCATGCCGGAATATGGCCGCGCGTGGCAGGAAGAAGGTCATCTCGCCCGCACGCAGGGTGACGATGCGCGTGCGCTGGCCGCGTTCGAGCGGGCGACACGGTTCAACCCGGCACTGGTGGCAAGCTGGAAAGCGCAAGCCGAGCTTGCCGCTGCAGCGGATCGTTCTGCTCTAGCGGAGGCGTCGGCGGCACAGGCGCGGCGGATCGAGGCGCTCCCCGCTGAATTGGTGGCTGTCACCAACCACCTGCATGAAGGCCGGCTACTGCGAGCCGAAGAGATCTGCCGGCATCACCAGCGCCGGCATCCCCGCAACGTCGAAGGCATGCGCCTGCTTGCCGCCATCGCGGCCAAGTTCGGGGTGCTCGACGATGCGGAATTCCTGCTTGAAACCGCCATCCAACTCGATCCGCAAAACGTCCAGCTTAGGCTCGACGCGATCCAGGTGCTGCGCCAACGCCAGAAATACGCCGAAGCGCGCGAGCAGGCCGAATGGCTCCATCGCCGCAATCCCGCCGACCCGTTGTTCCAGAGCCACCTGGCCATCGAAAGCATGCAGACCGGCGATTTCGACCGGGCATTCGAACAGGCGTGCATCGATTTTCACAAGACCGACCGCGCGGTGCGAACTGCCAGCAGCGAGCAGGTGCGCCAGCCCATCAATCGCAAGGGGCAGGATGCGTGGAAACCCTATGAAGCGTGGCTGGTAGAGCTGAAGGCCGCCCTCGGTCCCCATGCGCCGGAAGGCTCCGAATGA
- a CDS encoding sensor histidine kinase, whose amino-acid sequence MDATSHPSGSRPVKRTPRWWRRAVVASRKANLFLLLEIAALAGLIVMAWASYVAVSRAPEAELLPSAQAATLLVGTLIPALALLVLLGRRAAIRRQKGSGGRLHTRLVFFFSMVAAVPTLLVVVFASFLFQSGVEFWFSDRSRGLVENANQLARGYYDQNQRDISNQTVTMADDLRSYLAQYSIASPEFQEGYSFQVLNRGLSESAIIQLGEDGMSRIVAIVDPDEDERQRISGPTFERLLGGETVVTDTTDTGIEAVTAIDLELGLFLYAGRTSDILALSQYNNAQNVVEAYDELAGQARTLQLRFNIALFFVSLALVGIAIWFALRFANRQVTPLTDLVSAARSVGAGNYALRVEGRRGADEIGLLNRAFNRMTEQIERQTAQLVGANTQLDERRAFIEAVLESVSAGVLSVDNAGTVQLMNGSAQKLLLDKQGPTPVGASLADLAPQIEALREANLHNGLVQYSKDGELKTLAVTLASDREGHVITFEDITRQLLDQRQAAWSDVARRIAHEIKNPLTPIQLATERLRRRYGKQIETDVELFDELTGTIVRQVATLRKMVDEFSSFARLPKPVFRSEDAVDLVRQALFLQEVAHPEVDFGLATASDALLLACDRHQVGQALTNVLKNAVEAVEARSRTAEPDYRGRIAVELSSTEDHVSVSVSDNGPGLPKEGAAVVEPYVTTREKGTGLGLAIVKKIVEEHGGEMQLAEVADGGTRVTLSFARDPASQLRTAEAAE is encoded by the coding sequence CTCCTCCTCGAAATCGCGGCGCTCGCCGGGCTGATCGTCATGGCCTGGGCCAGCTATGTCGCCGTGTCCCGCGCGCCGGAAGCCGAGTTGCTCCCCTCGGCACAGGCCGCGACCTTGCTCGTCGGCACGCTGATCCCGGCACTCGCGCTGCTCGTGTTGCTCGGTCGGCGGGCGGCGATCCGGCGGCAGAAGGGCAGCGGCGGGCGATTGCATACGCGGCTGGTGTTTTTCTTCTCGATGGTTGCCGCCGTGCCAACCTTGCTGGTCGTGGTTTTCGCCAGTTTCCTGTTCCAGTCCGGCGTCGAATTCTGGTTCTCCGACCGCTCGCGCGGGTTGGTGGAGAACGCCAACCAGCTGGCGCGCGGCTATTACGACCAGAACCAGCGCGATATCTCCAACCAGACCGTCACGATGGCGGACGACCTGCGTTCCTACCTCGCACAATATTCCATCGCCTCGCCCGAATTCCAGGAGGGCTATTCCTTTCAGGTCCTCAACCGCGGATTGAGCGAAAGCGCGATCATCCAGCTGGGCGAAGACGGGATGTCGCGCATTGTCGCCATCGTCGATCCGGACGAGGACGAGAGGCAGCGCATTTCCGGCCCCACTTTCGAGCGGCTGCTGGGCGGCGAAACCGTAGTCACCGACACCACCGATACGGGTATCGAGGCGGTCACTGCGATCGACCTGGAGCTGGGCCTGTTCCTCTATGCCGGCCGCACGTCGGACATTCTCGCGCTTAGCCAGTACAACAACGCTCAGAACGTCGTCGAAGCCTACGACGAACTGGCGGGACAGGCGCGGACCTTGCAGCTGCGCTTCAACATCGCGCTGTTCTTCGTCAGCCTTGCGCTGGTAGGGATCGCCATCTGGTTCGCGCTGCGTTTTGCCAACCGGCAGGTGACGCCGCTGACCGACCTCGTATCCGCAGCGCGCAGCGTCGGAGCAGGCAATTACGCCCTGCGCGTCGAAGGGCGGCGCGGGGCAGACGAAATCGGCCTGCTCAACCGCGCTTTCAACCGCATGACCGAACAGATCGAGCGCCAGACGGCCCAGCTGGTCGGCGCCAACACCCAGCTCGACGAGCGCCGCGCTTTCATCGAGGCGGTGCTGGAATCGGTCAGCGCGGGTGTGCTGTCGGTCGACAATGCGGGCACTGTGCAGCTGATGAACGGGTCTGCGCAAAAGCTGTTGCTCGACAAGCAGGGGCCGACGCCGGTGGGTGCTAGCCTCGCCGACCTGGCGCCGCAGATCGAGGCCCTGCGCGAAGCGAATTTGCACAATGGCCTCGTGCAATATTCTAAGGACGGAGAGCTTAAGACCCTCGCCGTGACGCTCGCCAGCGACCGCGAAGGCCATGTGATCACTTTCGAGGACATTACCCGCCAGCTGCTCGACCAGCGGCAGGCGGCATGGTCGGACGTAGCGCGGCGGATCGCGCACGAGATCAAGAACCCGCTCACCCCGATCCAGCTCGCCACGGAGCGTCTGCGCCGCCGTTACGGGAAGCAGATCGAAACCGATGTGGAGCTGTTCGACGAACTGACCGGCACGATCGTCCGCCAGGTCGCGACCTTGCGCAAGATGGTCGACGAATTCTCCAGCTTCGCCCGGCTGCCCAAGCCCGTCTTCCGCAGCGAGGATGCGGTCGACCTCGTCCGCCAGGCGCTGTTCCTGCAGGAAGTCGCACATCCCGAAGTCGATTTCGGCCTCGCCACCGCTAGCGACGCGCTGCTGCTCGCCTGCGACCGGCACCAGGTGGGCCAGGCGCTTACCAACGTTCTCAAGAACGCGGTCGAGGCGGTCGAGGCGCGCAGTCGCACTGCCGAACCGGACTATCGCGGCCGCATTGCCGTGGAGCTGTCTTCGACCGAGGACCACGTCAGCGTGTCGGTGAGCGACAACGGCCCCGGCCTGCCCAAGGAAGGCGCGGCGGTGGTCGAACCCTATGTCACGACCCGGGAGAAGGGCACCGGCCTCGGCCTCGCAATCGTCAAGAAGATCGTCGAGGAACACGGCGGCGAGATGCAGCTGGCGGAAGTTGCGGACGGGGGCACGCGCGTAACGCTGAGCTTCGCGCGCGATCCCGCATCGCAGCTGCGCACCGCGGAGGCGGCGGAATGA
- the mazG gene encoding nucleoside triphosphate pyrophosphohydrolase: MTKQIDRLLAIMARLRDPERGCEWDLAQDFSTIAPYTIEEAYEVADAIERADYGELRGELGDLLLQVVFHARMAEEAGLFAFEDVARAIGDKMEARHPHIFGDAGGTMTEGRWEEMKAAERADKGERSAMDGVARALPALLRAEKLQKRAARDGFDWPDREGPAAKVAEEIAELREAPAEKQEEEAGDLLFAAVNLVRAYGISPEQALRKANDKFERRYRGMEAKAETFPALSLEEQEALWQAVKAGEAP; the protein is encoded by the coding sequence ATGACGAAACAGATCGACCGCCTGCTCGCAATCATGGCCCGCCTCCGCGATCCGGAGCGGGGATGCGAATGGGACCTCGCGCAGGATTTCTCCACCATCGCGCCCTATACGATCGAGGAAGCCTACGAGGTCGCCGACGCCATCGAGCGCGCGGATTACGGCGAACTGCGCGGCGAGCTGGGCGACCTGCTGCTGCAAGTCGTGTTCCACGCGCGCATGGCGGAAGAAGCTGGGTTGTTCGCGTTCGAGGATGTGGCCCGGGCGATCGGCGACAAGATGGAAGCGCGCCATCCGCACATCTTCGGCGACGCCGGCGGGACCATGACCGAAGGCCGGTGGGAGGAGATGAAAGCCGCCGAACGCGCCGACAAGGGCGAGCGGAGCGCGATGGACGGTGTCGCCCGCGCGCTTCCCGCCTTGTTGCGTGCCGAAAAACTCCAGAAGCGCGCGGCACGCGACGGATTCGACTGGCCCGACCGCGAAGGCCCTGCCGCCAAGGTGGCGGAGGAAATCGCGGAACTGCGCGAGGCCCCGGCGGAAAAGCAGGAGGAGGAAGCGGGCGACCTGTTGTTCGCCGCGGTCAATCTGGTGCGCGCCTACGGCATTTCACCCGAACAGGCGCTGCGCAAGGCGAATGACAAGTTCGAGCGGCGCTATCGCGGTATGGAGGCAAAGGCCGAGACGTTTCCGGCGCTATCGCTGGAGGAGCAGGAAGCGCTCTGGCAGGCCGTGAAAGCGGGCGAAGCGCCCTAA
- the ntrX gene encoding nitrogen assimilation response regulator NtrX yields the protein MALDILVVDDEQDIRELVAGVLSDEGYECRTAGDSTSALAMMDERRPSLVLLDVWLHGSQMDGLEVLDAIKAREPDLPVIIFSGHGNIDTAVSAISRGAMDFIEKPFEAERLLHLVDRATETERLRRENARLREGFASSEEYTGNSSAINAVRATLKRVASTGSRVLITGPAGAGKEVAARLLHSWSPRADQAFVTVSSARITPELFEHELFGEEQDGKLVRPGLLENADGGTLYFDEVADMPENTQARILRVLTEQSFVRVGGSRQIGVDVRVVSSTARNLEEEIAAKRFREDLFYRLAVVPVEIPSLAERREDIPALVTHFFARYAAEQGLPQPEVGPEAMAALQAYDWPGNVRQLRNVVERTIILTPRDKLGIIQPDMLPAEISGASSDGDDGIAPLMGVPLREARESFERQYLRIQIRRFSGNISRTAGFIGMERSALHRKLKLLGMADRPDGKE from the coding sequence ATGGCGCTCGACATCCTAGTGGTCGATGACGAACAGGATATCCGCGAACTCGTGGCCGGTGTCCTTAGCGACGAGGGCTACGAATGCCGCACCGCGGGCGACAGCACCAGCGCGCTCGCAATGATGGACGAGCGGCGGCCCAGCCTGGTCTTGCTCGACGTGTGGCTGCACGGCAGCCAGATGGACGGGCTGGAAGTGCTCGATGCGATCAAGGCGCGCGAGCCGGACCTGCCGGTCATCATCTTTTCCGGCCACGGCAACATCGACACGGCGGTGTCGGCCATTTCCCGCGGGGCGATGGACTTCATCGAAAAGCCGTTCGAGGCAGAACGCCTGCTCCACCTCGTCGACCGGGCGACGGAGACCGAGCGGCTGCGTCGCGAGAATGCCCGGCTGCGCGAAGGCTTCGCCTCGTCGGAGGAATACACCGGCAATTCCAGTGCCATCAACGCGGTGCGCGCCACGCTGAAGCGGGTCGCCAGCACCGGGAGCCGCGTCCTTATCACCGGGCCCGCGGGCGCCGGCAAGGAAGTGGCCGCGCGCCTCCTGCATTCATGGAGCCCGCGCGCCGACCAGGCCTTTGTCACCGTCAGTTCCGCCCGCATCACGCCCGAACTGTTCGAACACGAATTGTTCGGGGAAGAGCAGGACGGCAAGCTGGTGCGGCCAGGTTTGCTGGAAAACGCCGACGGGGGCACACTCTATTTCGACGAGGTCGCGGACATGCCGGAAAACACGCAGGCCCGCATCCTGCGCGTGCTGACCGAACAGAGCTTCGTGCGCGTCGGCGGATCGCGGCAGATCGGTGTGGACGTGCGCGTCGTATCCTCCACCGCGCGCAACCTGGAAGAGGAAATCGCCGCCAAGCGCTTCCGCGAAGACCTGTTCTACCGCCTCGCCGTGGTGCCGGTGGAAATCCCCAGCCTGGCCGAACGGCGCGAGGATATTCCCGCCCTTGTCACCCATTTCTTTGCCCGCTACGCCGCCGAACAGGGCCTTCCGCAGCCGGAAGTCGGCCCCGAAGCGATGGCGGCGCTGCAGGCCTACGACTGGCCCGGCAACGTGCGCCAGCTGCGCAACGTGGTCGAACGCACGATCATCCTCACCCCGCGCGACAAGCTGGGCATCATCCAGCCCGACATGCTGCCGGCCGAAATCTCCGGCGCATCGTCCGACGGGGACGACGGGATTGCGCCGCTGATGGGTGTGCCGCTGCGCGAGGCTCGGGAAAGCTTCGAACGGCAATATCTGCGCATCCAGATCCGCCGCTTTTCGGGCAATATCTCGCGCACGGCGGGATTCATCGGGATGGAACGCTCCGCGCTCCACCGCAAGCTCAAGCTGCTCGGCATGGCGGATCGTCCTGACGGCAAGGAATAG
- the leuD gene encoding 3-isopropylmalate dehydratase small subunit: MQPEPFTTLTAKTLVVRQENVDTDQIIPARFLTTTSRDGLGKAAFYDWRYTADGSAKNTSPFPVGGAGERQVLVAGRNFGCGSSREHAPWALLDYGFRAVISSDLADIFTSNALKNGLLPVQVPSDVHEWLLANPGAEVALDLEARWLRLPEGRKVAFHTEAFARHCLLNGVDPLGHLLAHDAEIAAYEAAA, encoded by the coding sequence ATGCAGCCTGAGCCCTTCACGACGCTGACCGCCAAGACGCTCGTCGTGCGGCAGGAGAATGTCGATACCGACCAGATCATCCCCGCGCGGTTCCTCACCACGACTTCGCGAGACGGGCTGGGAAAGGCGGCGTTCTACGACTGGCGCTACACAGCCGACGGTTCGGCCAAGAACACCTCGCCCTTCCCGGTCGGCGGCGCGGGCGAGCGGCAAGTCCTGGTCGCGGGCCGCAATTTCGGCTGCGGATCGAGCCGCGAACACGCGCCGTGGGCGCTGCTCGACTACGGTTTTCGCGCCGTCATCAGTTCCGACCTAGCCGACATTTTCACCAGCAATGCGTTGAAAAACGGGCTGCTGCCGGTCCAGGTGCCGTCCGACGTACACGAATGGCTGCTTGCCAACCCGGGCGCCGAGGTCGCGCTCGATCTCGAGGCAAGATGGCTGCGCTTGCCCGAGGGGCGGAAAGTGGCCTTCCATACCGAAGCCTTCGCGCGGCATTGCCTGCTGAACGGCGTCGATCCGCTCGGCCACTTGCTGGCGCACGATGCCGAGATCGCGGCATACGAGGCGGCGGCGTGA
- the hflX gene encoding GTPase HflX: protein MCPDIRSERRDDDPDARLEEAKGLALAIGLVIADAFILPVREVRPNTLFGSGQVENIAIASEQGEAELVVVDGALSPIQQRNLEDRLKRKVIDRTGLILEIFGERAATAEGRLQVELAHLDYQQSRLVRSWTHLERQRGGYGFLGGPGETQIEADRRMIRTRMGRLRKELEQVRKTRTLHRERRGRAPWPVVALVGYTNAGKSTLFNRLTGADVMAEDLLFATLDPTMRAIRLPGVEKAILSDTVGFISDLPTQLVAAFRATLEEVTAADVICHVRDMANPDNAVQKRRVLEVLTDLDVIDGEDGTSEIPLIEVWNKVDLVEGEALEDLQSQAAAADDVVAISAATGENVEALLERVSELLTANAKTYEFVLDAGEGQKIAWLHQHGEVLADEAAGEGGLDRRVEVRLTPKEAGRFAAL from the coding sequence GTGTGCCCGGACATCCGCAGCGAACGCCGCGACGATGACCCCGACGCGCGGCTGGAAGAAGCGAAGGGCCTTGCGCTCGCTATCGGGCTGGTCATTGCCGACGCCTTCATACTGCCGGTCCGCGAGGTGCGGCCGAACACGCTGTTCGGCTCGGGCCAGGTCGAGAATATCGCCATCGCCAGCGAGCAGGGGGAGGCGGAACTGGTCGTGGTGGACGGCGCGCTCAGCCCCATCCAGCAGCGCAATCTCGAAGACCGGCTGAAGCGCAAGGTGATCGACCGGACCGGGCTGATCCTCGAAATTTTCGGCGAGCGTGCGGCGACGGCGGAAGGCCGCCTGCAGGTCGAACTGGCTCATCTCGATTACCAGCAAAGCCGCCTCGTACGCAGCTGGACTCACCTCGAGCGCCAGCGCGGCGGTTACGGCTTCCTCGGCGGTCCGGGCGAAACCCAGATCGAGGCCGACCGCCGGATGATCCGCACCCGCATGGGTCGGCTGCGCAAGGAACTGGAGCAGGTTCGCAAGACCCGCACGCTCCACCGCGAGCGGCGCGGGCGCGCCCCTTGGCCGGTGGTGGCGCTGGTCGGCTATACCAACGCCGGCAAGTCCACGCTGTTCAATCGCCTGACCGGCGCGGACGTGATGGCGGAGGACCTGCTGTTCGCAACGCTCGACCCGACAATGCGCGCAATCCGGTTGCCGGGCGTCGAAAAGGCGATCCTTTCAGACACGGTGGGCTTCATCTCGGACCTCCCGACACAGCTGGTCGCGGCGTTCCGTGCCACGCTCGAAGAAGTGACCGCGGCCGACGTCATCTGCCACGTGCGCGACATGGCCAACCCGGACAATGCGGTGCAGAAGCGACGCGTGCTCGAAGTGCTGACCGACCTCGACGTGATCGACGGCGAAGACGGGACTAGCGAAATCCCCCTGATCGAGGTGTGGAACAAGGTCGACCTCGTCGAAGGCGAGGCGCTGGAGGACTTGCAGTCGCAGGCCGCCGCTGCCGACGATGTGGTCGCCATTTCCGCCGCCACCGGGGAGAATGTCGAGGCCCTGCTGGAGCGGGTCAGCGAATTGCTCACCGCAAATGCGAAAACGTACGAATTCGTGCTCGATGCGGGCGAGGGGCAGAAGATCGCCTGGCTGCATCAGCACGGCGAGGTGCTGGCCGACGAGGCCGCGGGCGAAGGCGGGCTCGACCGGCGGGTCGAAGTGCGCCTGACTCCCAAGGAAGCCGGCCGCTTCGCTGCACTTTAG
- the leuC gene encoding 3-isopropylmalate dehydratase large subunit gives MTEAKTLLDRLWERHVVVPESEDCPAILYIDLHLVHEVTSPQAFAVLEERGLGMRRPDLTLATIDHSVPTLPARADGTLPYATQAAEKQVAQLQANCAKHGIDLLDLGDERRGIVHVVGPELGLTQPGKTIVCGDSHTSTHGAFGALAFGIGTTEVGHVLATQCLLQRKPKSMRVVFEGTLGEGVGAKDMALAMIAQVGADGGAGHAIEFCGEAVRGLSMEGRMTLCNMAIEAGARVGMVAPDDTTFAWLEGRERAPQGEAWQAAVDDWRTLQSDEDAVFDKDVTVDVAAIQPMITYGVSPDAAAAVSAAMPSPANANEQDAADYMRFAAGQDFAAAKVDRVFIGSCTNSRLSDLREAAEVMRGRTVASGVTALVVPGSEAVRRDAEAEGLHEIFLAAGAEWREPGCSMCIAMNGDRGEPGELVVSTSNRNFVGRQGKDVRTVLAGPATAAASAIAGHIADPRAYLKEARNAA, from the coding sequence ATGACCGAAGCGAAAACGCTGCTCGACCGCTTGTGGGAGCGCCACGTCGTGGTGCCCGAGAGCGAGGATTGCCCAGCGATCCTCTACATCGACCTGCATCTGGTCCATGAAGTCACAAGCCCGCAGGCCTTTGCCGTGCTCGAAGAGCGCGGGCTGGGAATGCGGCGCCCGGACCTGACGCTCGCCACCATCGACCATTCGGTACCGACCCTGCCCGCGCGGGCGGACGGCACCCTGCCCTATGCCACGCAAGCCGCAGAAAAGCAGGTCGCCCAACTGCAGGCGAATTGCGCGAAGCACGGAATCGACCTGCTCGACCTCGGCGACGAGCGACGCGGGATCGTGCATGTCGTCGGGCCGGAACTGGGGTTGACGCAGCCCGGCAAGACCATCGTCTGCGGGGATAGCCACACCAGCACCCACGGCGCATTCGGCGCGCTCGCATTCGGCATCGGCACGACCGAGGTCGGCCATGTTCTCGCAACCCAGTGCCTGCTGCAGCGCAAGCCAAAATCGATGCGCGTCGTCTTCGAAGGCACGCTCGGCGAAGGCGTGGGCGCCAAGGACATGGCACTCGCCATGATCGCGCAAGTCGGTGCGGACGGCGGCGCCGGTCACGCGATCGAATTTTGCGGCGAGGCCGTGCGCGGCCTGTCGATGGAAGGGCGCATGACGCTGTGCAACATGGCGATCGAGGCCGGTGCACGCGTCGGCATGGTCGCCCCGGACGATACCACCTTCGCCTGGCTCGAAGGCCGCGAGCGCGCTCCCCAGGGCGAGGCTTGGCAAGCGGCCGTCGACGACTGGCGGACCCTGCAGTCCGACGAGGATGCCGTCTTCGACAAGGACGTGACGGTTGATGTCGCCGCGATCCAGCCCATGATCACTTACGGTGTCTCGCCCGATGCGGCGGCCGCCGTTAGCGCCGCCATGCCAAGCCCCGCCAACGCCAACGAACAGGACGCGGCGGACTACATGCGCTTTGCCGCAGGGCAAGACTTTGCCGCTGCGAAGGTCGACCGCGTTTTCATCGGCAGCTGCACCAATTCGCGCCTGTCGGACCTGCGCGAAGCGGCCGAGGTCATGCGTGGTCGCACCGTGGCGAGCGGCGTCACCGCGCTGGTCGTCCCGGGATCGGAAGCCGTGCGCCGCGATGCCGAGGCCGAGGGGCTGCACGAAATTTTCCTCGCCGCCGGGGCTGAATGGCGCGAACCAGGCTGTTCCATGTGCATCGCCATGAACGGCGACCGGGGCGAGCCGGGCGAGCTGGTGGTCAGCACGTCCAACCGCAATTTCGTCGGCCGACAGGGCAAGGACGTGCGCACCGTTCTGGCCGGCCCCGCGACCGCTGCGGCCTCCGCAATCGCCGGGCATATCGCCGATCCGCGGGCCTATCTGAAGGAGGCGCGCAATGCAGCCTGA